Genomic segment of Globicephala melas chromosome 7, mGloMel1.2, whole genome shotgun sequence:
AATCTGGCTTGTATTATTGAGTAATGACCACATGTCAGCTTTGTCAGCTCTTCATAAGTACTAGCTCATTTAATGCTCGTGCTAGCTTATTAAGTAGGTTCTCCTATTTcctccatttcacagagaagTAAACTGAGGTGCTGAGAAATTAAATATCCATCCCAAGGTCTCATAGCCAGTAAGCGGAGCTGGGCAGTTGGTTCCAGAACCTTAACCATTCTGCTAGACTGACCTCCTTGAATCAGCCTAAAACGTGGAGGAGTCCCAGTTGTTGGGATGGGTTTGTTTCCATTAAGACCaagaatgtcatttaaaaaaaaaaaagaatgtgtaaaaTTGTTGTCTAGTCAAGAAATAGGAAAGAACTGTGGGCGTTAAACCGAGGCTCCTACCTTAGCAGCAGCATCTTTCAGCCAGCTGCCCTGCTCCCCAGAGCAACTCTCTTCTGACTTTTCCCTGCAAAGAATGAAGCCACCAATATGAAATGCCAGCTTCGTCCCACCATCTCCCCAATAGGAGATTCATGCTTTTTTTCAAGTTTCAAGATTATCCTCAACCTTTCTCAAGCTATTAAATACCATGACCTCCTTTGGAAAACTGTTGCAGGAATGTGGCTAATCTCACAGGGTGGGGAGCCAGGGCCCTGGGAGGTTTGCAGCCTTGGGCCCTGGGATGACGCAGACCGCAGCATGGGCAGGCTGCGGGGAAGCAGAAGGGAAGTGGGTAGGCAGACACAGAGCACATCTATGGCAGGAACAAATCTGCCCCTTTCAAGCTCTAAGAGGGTGCTTTTGCCttggcttctcttcttttttgtgaACGTGACATCAGGATCATGGAAATTCTTAGAAACCCAAGCTGTGGCAGTCTGCTCACTGGTCAGTCTGTAATACCCAGACTTACCGAAGGGGTTTCTTCTGATCTCCGAAGGAGCTTTTAATGGCACagcagaagaggagggggaaggggaagcatcACCAAAATAGAATCTATGCACAGCAACTTCGGACcctggagaattttccaaagAGAATATATAATTTGACTTAAAACCAATATGCAtataacaaataaagaaaaaataaacaagacataTTGTTGATGACAAGATTTGTATGATTTTTAACAATCATACAATTTTTATGAGAAAGTTTTAGATGTAAGCAGATGCTCACAGCTTACTAAAAAGCTGAGATTCCAAGGCAAGTTTCTGACATGGAGTTGACCTCTGCTTATGAGCGCTCAGGTGTTCAGAGTCCTGGAGCAGCAGGGCAGCTGGTGTGGAGGTGCCAACAGGAGCTGTACTCTTAGCCAAGACTGGTGCAGAGTGCACATCTGAAACCACCAGATTCATGCATAGACATTCTTCATCGTTAATTATAtagccttttaaaagaaaaaagtcattagGTCAGAGCCTCCCAGTTTCCCCGAGTGCCGGTTTGTGATTAAACTCCGCAAGTTCCATTCAAAAGAGGGGTGTTGGAATAACCTATGGTCTCTATTATGACTTTGGCTAATACAGAGGGTAGAACAGAGGCTAAGCTTCATTCCAGCAGTATCGCATCCAGATTGACGGTGCAGTCTCTAgagccagattgcctgggttcagatctccACACAGCCACTTCAGAAGTGAGTCATAGGAAGGACCCAGGAGACCAGAGTTCAAACCTTTGCTCCAGCTGTTCCTTAACTATGTGATCTCCAAAGGACGGGTCTTGCTGAATCTCACCTTCCCGCCTAGTAAAATAGAACTGATAATGTCTCCCTCATGGTATTGTTCTGAAAATTAAATCAAAGCACCGGGTCAGGGGCTGGTACACAGCAAATGCTTGGTCAATGTAAGCTTCCTCCTCTGCCATTCTGTTTCTTGCTAGCAGTAATTTGATAAATATGAATGTCTGAGTAGAATGCCATGTTTTTTTCTATGTCATTTCTCGGTCACTTCTCCAGAACTAACACTGGTATTTGGAGAAATATGAAGAACAGGAAATTGACCTTTTGAAGTTAGTAGGTGAACCATTGCTATGACTTCTAACAGCAAATGCCCAGCTGCTCTATCTGTGTAAACATTTCACAGATGTTCACTGCCTATCAATGAGTAAAGTCATGAAGCCACATGGCATTCTAACTTTCAGTCGTTAGAATGGAAGGGACCGTAAAGGCAGGGACCAACTCACTTTTCCATTTACCCTCTTTACCTGCCGTATACACTGAGCAGTGAGCCATAGTGTCTTCTGGTTACTCCCTAAGTGTTCCTTAAGCATACTTTTCCAGTTGAGGTCTTTGCCCTCCCATTTCTTCTACctggaaatcatttcctctaCTTTTAAACTAAGGCAAACCTATCTCTCTTTCTAGGgctaggtttattttttaaaaaaagaaaagaaaaggaaacttatatgctttttgtgtttcttttccaaACAGACATGTGGTCTCCCTCGTCTGAAATTCTGGAGTACCTGCTACCCCTGTATGTCTCATATGATCCCTTGACTTATGGTTCCTTGAGCTCAACTCCTCCTGGGGGTTGCATGCTCCTTGAAAGCAGGGTCCTCATCCTCTACTTATCTATATCATATGCTGCTTAGCTCAGGACCTGGCAAGGTAGAGAATCACTGTGTAGTTAATGAATTAgtttgaattaattaatgaataaatgcatttatatgtGAATATTTATCAACCACTAGAACGAATTAAGTTTAATGATGgccttttccttttataaattggTGATCCACAGAGCTCAATCATTTCTcatgtctccttttctctcctagcAGTCATCACAAAATTGGGACAAAAGGTTAAGTATTGACTCTTCACTCCCGAGTGGCTTTGCTAGTCCCACAGATGAACTACCTCCGACTCGCATCAAGGAAAGCCACATTTTGGAAGGACTCAGAAAGCTCCAGAAGCGAAAAGTGTTACTTGAACCCCCATCAGTGATAACCAAATGGGGTTATAAAGATTGCATGAACTCCAATGAAGGAATCTATTCGCCAGGAATTAAAAGTAGCAGCCTCAAGGAATATCCCCCCTGCAAACCCACGGACACGGGGAGCCCCTGCAAGGAGCCCCACAAGGCATTTGCTTATGACACAGATTCTCACGACGATGCCGAAGAGGACCCTTCCTCCTTAGCCTCGCTCCAGGCAGTTCCGCACCAGGGCTGCAGGCTGCACGGTTGTAAATTAACCCACAGTGTTTCTGACAGTCTCTTTGGCTGGGAGCTGAATGGCAGACACTGTTCAGAAGTCACTTCCTCCGTCTACCCCTGGGAAAGGCCTGAGAAGCTGACCAGTTGTGCTAGCAGCTGTCCCTTGGAGCGGAAGCAGTGCCCAAGTGCGCAGGGGCCTCAGGTACAGAGAGAGAGGGACCCGCACAGCCAGGGCTGCCTGTCTGTCAGTCTCCAGCTCTCAGACACTGATGACACCGAAACCCTGGATGAGCTGCACATAGAGAGCAGTGATGAGAAAAGCCCTTCCGACGTGTCTTTGACTGTGGACGCCGACAAGTCTGTGGAGAACCTGGACGTCCACGTGGGATTCGGAAGATCTCAACGTGCGTCTCCTGAGGAGGAAGATAAACAAGTGCCCGTCCACTTCGAGAGCAGGCCAAAGACGTTTAGTTTCATTAAGCAGCAAAGGGTTGTAAAACGGACTTCCTCAGAAGAATGTATTACTGTCATATTTGATGCAGAAGATGGCGAGCCCATTGAGTTCAGCTCTCACCAGACTGGCCTGGTCACTGTTACCAGAAAGGAGATTTCCATCCATCAGGCCCCTGCTGGGCCCCAGACAGAACACACTGAACTTTTACCTCAGGGAATTGCTCACTTACAGCCAGGGGCTGCTGCTAGAGACTATCCTTTCTTGAAGAGAtctgaagaggaaactgagagaaACATTCCAAGACAAGAAGTAGACGATGTTGCCGTGACACCCACTGAATCCTTCCACCCCGGGACAGTGACGCAAAGCACTCAGCGACAAAGACTGACCAAACCAACACACGCTCCATCATGCCAGAGTCATTCTAGGTCCTCTGTGGCCACGGGCATCTATCAGAAGAAAAGTCTGACAAAAATACCTACCAGGGGCAAGCCTTCACCTCAGAAATCAAGGATAATGGAGCCTGAAGCCTCCCTCACGGTCCCCTCAGCTGGCCCAGTGCCTCTTGAGAGATCACCAGCTCCGGGGAAACTCTCACGGTTCAAAAAGTCTGAAGGCCCAGAGCCCCTCTTTGCTTTACCGCCAGATTCGCACATTCCAAAACCCTCCACCCAGCTCCCTCACGGCTCCAAAATCTTCAGCAGAAGGGACTGGGCCCAGTACTCCAGGAGTCAGATTCCAGCGTCACAGCTGCTGCCCAGGCCCCCCGCCCAGCCGAGTGACGATGGCGAGCCCCCCACGAGGGATAAACACTGTGACCCGGGGCCAGAGGCCGGGCTGAGATCGCCCTCCCTGCCGTCCCCTCCAGGCAGGTCGGTCTCGCTGCTCGCCAGGCCCAGTTACGACTATCTGTCGCCACCTTCATGGGCCAAGCCAGAGAGCGGGGTCCCCAGTGAGGCGGCGAGGACAGTATTGAAATCCCCCCCTCTGAAAGGATCCTCTGctccaattatttattttaatcagacCGTGACAGAAGTGCAGGGGAAGAAACCTTCTGTGGCCTTCAAAAAGCCAGTCTTCGCTCCCCCTCCGCCCTCCACAGAAACAGCGATCCAAACCAGGTGCCCTGCTCACAGCCCCTCCAGCTCGTTTGCTGGGATGGCCCCAGGGCCCCCAAAGGTCTCTCCAAAGAGAAGTGTCCCCAAAACCCCACCTCACCAAACACTTGGGACCACACAAACGGACATAGGGTTACGGACTCCCAAGAACTGTCCTGCTACCCATGAGCCACTGGAAATACCGTCTTCCAAAGGTGTGTCTCCAGCGAGAAAAGGACAGTTGAATGACAGTGTCTCCACACCCCCCAAGCCTTCCTTCTTAGGGGTAAGTGAGTCGCCATCATCTCAGGTTAGCAGTCCCTCATCAGCACCCTCCAAAAGCCACAACACCCCGCAGGGTTGTCAAAACCCTCATGAGAGAGGACTGAAAACTCGCCTCCCCGTTGGGCTCAAAGTCTTCATGAAGTCTCCCCAGTTGCTCAGGAAGAGTTCTACAGTGCCAGGGAAACATGAAAAAGACAGCCTCAACGAAGCCTCGAAAAGTTCCGCGGCTGTGAGCAAGGATAAGCCAGGGACCTCCAGGAACGCCAGCAGCCTTGAGACCACAGGAGGCGAAAGAAGTGCGTCTCCACTGGGTTTACGAGCACAGGAGAGTTTGGCCGAAGGGCCTCCCCTCGAAACAGCAACGCCAGAGTCACTGGAAAGTAGCACCCCTGGGGCCGATGGAAAAGATGCGGTAGAAAACAAGTCTGTGAAGAGATCCCTGTCCTCCAACAAACCGCTGCTAAAACCAGCTCTAGGCATGAACGGAGCCAAAGCCCGCAGCCAGAGTTTCAGCGCTCACTCAGGGGACAAGCCCCCCACGGCCTCCGTGGAAGGGCCAGGCAAGGTCCGGACTCAGATTATTACCAACACTGCTGAGAGGGGCAACTCCCTCACCCGGCAGAGCTCCTCCACGGAAGGCTCTCCCAGCAAGACCGCGTCTGCCCCCGTGTCTGACGGTCTCCCCGGTGCTGGGAGGCCCCTGGGGCATCCTTCCTCCAGGCAGGGCTCCCTGGGGAGTACAGGCAGCTCCAGCAGCCAGCACGGGAGTCCAAGCAAGTTGCCTTTGAGGATCCTTCCAAAATCCGAAGGGCCCCCCGCCCCACCCGGAACAGAAGAGCAGCCGGCCTACGCCCAGGGAGAAGGTGCCAGGGTGACTGCACCAGAGGAAGCAGCCAGCGACCACGGCAGGTGCCCGTCCACCCCAAAAGACGGCCCGGGAGCCCCTCAGAGTCCGGGGAGGACACGGCATCCCAGCAGTTTTGAAACCAGCAGGACCTCCAAGCTAGAAACTTCTGGAAGGTATCCAGACACGTCTACAACCAGGACCGGTGTTGTGAGCCCAGAAGCCCCCCTCTCACCCACAATCGAAGAAAAGGTCATGTTGTGCATTCAGGAAAATGTGGAAAAGGGCCAAGTGCAAACAAAGTCCACCTCTGTGGACGCGAAGCCGAAGCCCGGGCCTTCTTTTGCCAGCTGGTTCGGTTTTCGGAGGAGCAGACTGCCGGCTCTCAGTAGCAGGAAGATGGATGTCTCCAAagccaaagcagaaaagaaagatgCGAAAGGTTTGGGGTTTGGAAACAAACAGCtaaaatcagagagaaagaaagagaaaaagaagcctGAGCTACAATGCGAGATGGAAAACGAACTTAACAGGGACATCGAGCTGGCAGATGGCCCAGACAGtggtttacaaaacagaaataacctGAAAACACCGCCAGACATTTATGACCAAGTGAAGTTTGTATCGAGGAATAGACCCAGCCCTGTTCCGTGTGCAGCGAAAGACACCTTTATGACGGAACTCCTAAGCAGGTAGCGTGCTGGCAAAGAGGGTGGCAGTGGAGAGGGCAGTGCAGAACCCTACCCTCTCCTCACCCCCCAACAGGGAGAGTTGTTTGTTTCCTGCATACTGAATACCCGTCAAGCATGTTTCTCATACAAGCAGACATTCATCGTAGCAATCTTTTACACATTAGCCAGAATTTAAACAGTGAAAGAAAAGTTAGCAATAAAATGGTAATTTAGTCCACATTGCTTTGGTAACCAAACCAGTGGTCTTTGAAATTAAAGAATGGTAAGTTTTATCACGGTTGATGGAAATCCAGCCTACAGTAGAAATCATGCATATACCCACATGGcatgaaatggaagaaaactaCACATACGTTTTTAAAGGATGCTGACCCCACTGATCGTACCGAGCAAACTTAGAAACTTTCCAGAGGTAATTACAGATTCTGCTGATCTTAAGCCAGAAATATatttagcagtcattccccagtGGTTTTTACTCTattccctcacacacacacccgccaTCTCACAAGCagtcataaaaataaatcattgcaTTATCAAATCTAAATTGACACACTACTGGAATAGCAGATGAAGATTTGACCAAGGCCAGTGAGACACACTTATCACTCAAGGGTTTAAAGACAAAGAGACACACGGAGGTTACTTTAAACATTAAAGGATTGGGAAAAGTAGAGCGATTGCAGAAGAGCAATGTAATTGATCAGAGGAATCACTTTCTACCTGCAGAGTTGATAAGAAAGCAGCTCAACAGACCGAAAGTGGATCAAATAATGTTTCCTGCAGGAGCGTGTTAAAGGgcagctcccagggctcttgTGTCACCGGCAGCTCTATCGGCACTCAAGGAACCCACAAGAAGAACATCAAAACCAAAGCAGATATGGAAATACCGAAAGGCTCCCTGGTAAGTCTTTTACCATCCTGGTTATGAAGTGTCAGGTTCTGAGATGGGCTAGTTGGGTTCTGTCTACCCTTTGCTGATGAAAATATATAGGCAGGAGAGTATGGGGGAAAGGGAAGGTTaaagccaaagagaaaaaagagggaaatcttGGTGACGCTGTAGCGGAGTGACGGCAGTTAGATTGGAATGGGCCTCGCTCCCTCCACTCTTGCTGTCTTTGTAGTTCTCTTTTCAGAAGGATGGTATAATCACAGTGCAGGCAAATGATGCTGCGAGTGTCATCTTCCAATTACACCCTTGTGCTGGGAATTTGTCCTGATGATGCTTTCCATCATTTCCAGCAACGCAAAAAGGAACGAAAAtgattgtaaaaaataaaagtgcagaGCAATTTAGGAGAACATTGGCTATTTTGATGATTTGATTTAAGCATTTTTCCTAAAGTTGTAAACACCGACTTATCCTACCTAAGACAGAAGGTGTTAAGACTTAAGAAACTTATCCTTGGAACCAGGCCTGGATGCTGCAGGTCAAGGGAGAGGGGACAGAGCCTGGAGCTGTGCCCCATGCTCCCGGCTGGGACATCAAGGCTGTCCTGAGACTGGGCGCTAGCCCCGGAGCTAGCGTGGTCCGCCGTGCAGGCTGCACATCGGGGCTTCTGTAGGCTGCCCAGGTTTCCTGAGCGACAGGGACCTCGAGGAGAGCCGCTACCCGCCCGGGCCCCGGCCGCCcgcaggaggcggcggcggcagctgcCACCCCCATCGTGACGGCCACGGAAACACGCTCGGCGGAGACAGCTATCCCTCGTTCGGCAACCCACAAGGCAACGTGATAGCAAAAATCGTGTCTCCTATCGTGTCCGTGGTGGTGGTGACCCTGGACCCTGGGAGCGGCCAGCTATTTCCAGtacaacaggaggaggaattgcTTCAGGACAAATGAACCAGGAAACATCTTAGGCCTTCAAAATCCACCCATCGCTTTGAGAAAAGCTCCGTCCAGTCAAGAACCGCCTTCATCACTCCCGTGAAGTTCCTTTCCTTCTTGGCTTGACCAGCTGCCCTGAagggttttctcttctgtttgcAATAGACGTGCTGCCTAACCAAGAATTCCTAATTCCTCAGACACCTCGATCGATCGTGACAAGGTAGACAGCTGGACCTTGGGTTGTACAAAAGATCGCTTGATCTGTTGGTTCCATCGTGAATCTGGACAGAGAGATTCCAGCTCTGGAATGAGCTCCGAAACTACCGACCCCAGGCCATCgacatggtcacaaagcacaggggCAGCAGAATGGCACGGGGGTCTTGGGCCGGGAATGCCATCGGCTTCTAAAAGATGGAGACAGACTGCTGTTTGGGTTTCCAGCAAGCTGGGGTGAGAAGCTTGGCCGTTGCTGTAAGTTTCTCAGTTACGTCAGAAATCCAGACCCGTTCACCACCGCCCGTGAATCGGGAATGAGTGATTTCCAACAGTAACGGCAGAATTTGCACGTTATTTCAGCTCACAAAAGTATTGTCATCTGCAGAGGATCAGGCTGGATTTTGGAAATTGAAGTGCAAAATCGCCGATGTGGAAACTGTCTCTGGGAAGTGATCAGGGGGTGCTTTTTCCTGTGAAATAGTACAGTTTCTACATTGTTTTGGAGAATGCGGGGTAGAAATAGAGATTTGCAGATGTTGAGGCTTTTGGTACCAGTTTTGAAGGCGACGGCAGTACTTTCCTTGGTTTATACTTTTCCTTTTACTGGACTAGATGATCTTCTATCCTCAAACATCTGAAAAAGTATACTAGCCGTTTGCTTCTATTTTAGTAATACTTTaggggagaggaaaaaggatGGTTTGGGCAGATGAGTATAGCTTGAGTCAGCTGAGCTTAACGCTGATAGAATTTTAGAGTTTAAATATTAGAACCAAAGTCACTAGAATCCGGATCTCATAAAGAGGACACGTTAAAATTCCAAATACGCATGCTTCGTGCTCACCCTTAAGGATTGAGAGCTAAGTCTCCCAAGAGAAGTTGAAAGCAGAAAGCATTTGAAAGAGCTTCGCGAAAACGGAAAAGAACTTAAAACTAACGATCCTGACTAGCTGTCTCAGAATTGCATGACTTCCATCCTGGATTTATATAGATTGGAGCCATTTGAAGACAGCCTGTATTTCCTATGTTAATACGAATGTCCCATGACTCTTCCCAAATCTTGTTGAGCTTTCCCATAAGTGAGGACGCCCACTAAACATTTCCCATATATGAGTTTTCGTGGGGAGTTTAATTTAACTCTtgttaaaaagtgtgtgtgtgtacacacacagattTACACACAGATATACATAAATGGAACTTCCAAAAAAGGTAACTCcatccattttctgcaactgtcatGGACaacttttcatcatttaaaatacacgtaagatggaagcaacctaagtgtccatcgacagataaatggataaagaagatgtggcacatatatacaatggaatattactcaaccgtaaaaagaaacgaaactgagttatttgtagtgaggtggatggacctagagactgtcctacagagtaaaggaagtcagaaagagaaaaacaaataccacctgctaacacatatatatggaatctaaaaaaaaaaaaggttctgaagaacctaggggcaggacaggaataaagacgcagacatagagaatggacttgaggacacggggagggagaagggtaagctgagatgaagtgagagagtggcatggacatatatacgctaccaaatgtaaaatagatagctagtgggaagcagccgcgtagcacagggagatcagctcggtgctttgtgacctcctagaggggtgggatagggagggtgggagggagggagacgcaagagggaggagatatgggaacatatgtatatgtataactgattcactttgttataaagcagaaactaacacaccattgtaaagcaattataccccaataaagatgttaaaaaataaaatacatgtaagagaaaaaaaaaaagaaagttatccTTTTTGGAACTTGACTCCCTATCATTTAGTGTTTTAATTACGAGGTCCAGAACTCAGGGggtaatttcctttaaaaaaatgaataaaaggcaTTTTTATATATCCCAAGGATATGCcagtttcaaataatatttttgttttaaaattaccttaaatTGAACTTCCTCTCCTTACGTTCTTTCTGTTCTTGCATCACTGGTCTGGTGATATTCCTTGTTcctttatgtaaattttaaagcaCTCGAGCAAAAAACAGTATCTTTTCAGAATTCCTGTATCCATATACTTTTGGGCTCTAATAAAAGGGATTATAAAATATACTATGTGCTACCATTTTCCTAGGGAAAACCTGAAACATGAAGCAATTActcattttttgggggggtggttcAAGAGTAGAGGAGATTTTAGAAGTAATCGTGATTGGCattattagtttttaattattattgatGTTTAGGGTTCCTTCGAGTTTCACTTTAATTTGAGACAAATGTACAtttaaatgctcttttttttcaaACAGCCCTTGACTCTAAAGAgcttcaagttctttttttttttttcttttccaaacccTCTGAAATCATATGCAGACTATGttctttgcaaaagctttttttttttcttttccccacttcTTGCTCTTGGCTTCCATGGTATCATGCCTTCTTGAAAACATAGATGTCCCTTGCATTATAAAATCACAAATTCCAAGTGTGTCTAAGGCTGCCTCTGTAGTGTCactgaaaggaaagagagagaataaacgTGCGGAGATGTGCAGTATGCCAGAAATTCAATCCAACTGATCTAAAACTTTGATAGGCTGGCAGAGCCCCTTATCAGAGGCACTCAATTTAACTATGCCCCATCTAATATGGTGCTGACAGCTTGGGGTATATCTTCACTGTACAGagataccaaaaagaaaaagaacctgttTAGCTTTTACAAtctcatttttactttcttattacTTCCTAATGCTAAAGTAATTTGccttgcttttcttctctcatttgaaGTCTTTTACAGTGTAATAATGTTTCCTTTGGTCCTTCCAGAATATCTGCAAGAAACACTCTTATTGTTCTCTGTGAAGTACAAGGATTCCCTAACCACCAAATGTACATCATCCATAGGGATAAGCTAATTTTCTAGTTAGCTGCAAGAGGAAAATTAGTCAGGCTAGGAAGCTTTCCATGTAGAGGACTATTATTAACCTAGATAGTTGAACAGCTAGTCATTTTTTCAAAggtaaaatgcaattttttttcacCTCTATAATCGGCAATGGGGATCGGACTAAAATTACTAATTTCAGAAAGGACATTGGCCATAGTCCCCTTGGGGACTAGTAAAAGAACAGCAGTGAAAACCTATTCATTGTATGTTATCAGCCTATATAGAAAGGAAATTAGATGCAAAATGAGATACACTTTTATACCATAGCACATTGATGTGAGTACCCATGAACCTTTTAAAATCAAGAGTTGAAGGGAATTTTCCCCTCCTGGGGCTCAAGGTAAATTTGCTTTCTGCTTCTTTTAAAGTGTGTCGCAGAGAATTCTTCTCACAGTAGTTATTTTGGGTGAAAACAATAGCTGCACATAATGCATTACATATcacgtttttttcctgaataaaatcACTCTTCAAAAATCTtataccagggacttccctggaggtccagtggttaagactccgcactttcCACctcagggggcgcgggttcgatccctcgctggggaactaagatcccgcgtgtcgcaaggtgcagccaaaaatacccAAAAAACCTTATACCATAATATACCAGCATCCTTTGCCCTTAACAAACTAAGGCTCTATGTAGTTATGAGGGTCCTAAGGCATTTAAATTATTGTAATCTGTGgtaatataatagaaaaattatttccataCATATATCAAGTCCATGTACGTAGTACACCTCCACTTAGTTCACTGGTGACTGCATATCCATTTTCAAGATT
This window contains:
- the NCKAP5 gene encoding nck-associated protein 5 isoform X1, giving the protein MEGKRQLEKRDFGKRLSLDSSLVEYMDSNKYIEHLLTQLEEQHRSLWREKLAVARLQREVAQRRSEGAMHEKLIHELEEERHLRLQSEKRLQEVTLESERNRIQMRGLQQQFSRMEETVRNLLQSQGPPEQKKEETVNIMVCQEKLSEEERKHKEALEDRHMVVDEDSRSEGSSADEGKEKTKLLLERLKALEAENSALALENENQREQYERCLDEVANQVVQALLTQKDLREECVKLKTRVFDLEQQNRTLSILFQQRVRPTSDLLLQKLHSRILDLSTGDLLSDVERSRSLTHSRTDVEMHECQLNTKSGTPALKRPGMGVAIRGHLCTRSSCSSSELSLSSACSEYSSGSSYTWHDGKNLRKRQSSQNWDKRLSIDSSLPSGFASPTDELPPTRIKESHILEGLRKLQKRKVLLEPPSVITKWGYKDCMNSNEGIYSPGIKSSSLKEYPPCKPTDTGSPCKEPHKAFAYDTDSHDDAEEDPSSLASLQAVPHQGCRLHGCKLTHSVSDSLFGWELNGRHCSEVTSSVYPWERPEKLTSCASSCPLERKQCPSAQGPQVQRERDPHSQGCLSVSLQLSDTDDTETLDELHIESSDEKSPSDVSLTVDADKSVENLDVHVGFGRSQRASPEEEDKQVPVHFESRPKTFSFIKQQRVVKRTSSEECITVIFDAEDGEPIEFSSHQTGLVTVTRKEISIHQAPAGPQTEHTELLPQGIAHLQPGAAARDYPFLKRSEEETERNIPRQEVDDVAVTPTESFHPGTVTQSTQRQRLTKPTHAPSCQSHSRSSVATGIYQKKSLTKIPTRGKPSPQKSRIMEPEASLTVPSAGPVPLERSPAPGKLSRFKKSEGPEPLFALPPDSHIPKPSTQLPHGSKIFSRRDWAQYSRSQIPASQLLPRPPAQPSDDGEPPTRDKHCDPGPEAGLRSPSLPSPPGRSVSLLARPSYDYLSPPSWAKPESGVPSEAARTVLKSPPLKGSSAPIIYFNQTVTEVQGKKPSVAFKKPVFAPPPPSTETAIQTRCPAHSPSSSFAGMAPGPPKVSPKRSVPKTPPHQTLGTTQTDIGLRTPKNCPATHEPLEIPSSKGVSPARKGQLNDSVSTPPKPSFLGVSESPSSQVSSPSSAPSKSHNTPQGCQNPHERGLKTRLPVGLKVFMKSPQLLRKSSTVPGKHEKDSLNEASKSSAAVSKDKPGTSRNASSLETTGGERSASPLGLRAQESLAEGPPLETATPESLESSTPGADGKDAVENKSVKRSLSSNKPLLKPALGMNGAKARSQSFSAHSGDKPPTASVEGPGKVRTQIITNTAERGNSLTRQSSSTEGSPSKTASAPVSDGLPGAGRPLGHPSSRQGSLGSTGSSSSQHGSPSKLPLRILPKSEGPPAPPGTEEQPAYAQGEGARVTAPEEAASDHGRCPSTPKDGPGAPQSPGRTRHPSSFETSRTSKLETSGRYPDTSTTRTGVVSPEAPLSPTIEEKVMLCIQENVEKGQVQTKSTSVDAKPKPGPSFASWFGFRRSRLPALSSRKMDVSKAKAEKKDAKGLGFGNKQLKSERKKEKKKPELQCEMENELNRDIELADGPDSGLQNRNNLKTPPDIYDQVKFVSRNRPSPVPCAAKDTFMTELLSRVDKKAAQQTESGSNNVSCRSVLKGSSQGSCVTGSSIGTQGTHKKNIKTKADMEIPKGSLIKEANEHLQEDEEDTVADSAFQSHTIETNCQMRTLDSGIGTFPLPDSGNRSAGRHLCQADSPDDTEPLLSLQPALCAASSIRAQTLEREVPSSADSRGSKDNAIVHSTSDPIMTARGMRPLQSRLPKPTSSGKINSQMQSEARPRPQTCSSFEYAENTTAVESKPLLAWGGDSAAAETQKLKQVEETREDPENRLRKISLESFNKYNGNTVILLEKETNSLNKVEVQKEEKEKNEEASLSNSDRPGVDNLESLSDSLYDSFSSCASQGSNDV